Proteins encoded within one genomic window of bacterium:
- a CDS encoding tetratricopeptide repeat protein, with protein sequence MASIFIYNRSRGKCVELNTPRIAEEDIASLKSALPANLEGISFSSPLDTFEDHTVKELRVEDRELRVAEYLKSIGHKLEQLQQVAGAIRFYDLAFRLSGSSEILMMKARALSQYGQADQAQRLLNRIVEKHPDAPEPHFIRGKMALSRADYAEAESHFKQAKALLRGSNIEHKQLEDTLGIYERFVQVYLDRDRLFTRDLSQDECIAEIRRLRERTQLLNRDILGDSKPEIQGMLFFLETQDKIFEKWLDEMGASAEPNLA encoded by the coding sequence ATGGCATCCATCTTTATTTATAACCGATCCCGCGGCAAATGCGTCGAGCTGAACACGCCGCGCATTGCCGAGGAAGATATCGCCAGCTTGAAGTCGGCTCTACCGGCCAACCTCGAGGGAATCTCCTTCTCTTCTCCCCTCGACACCTTCGAAGATCACACCGTCAAGGAGCTCCGGGTCGAAGACCGCGAGCTGCGGGTTGCCGAGTATCTCAAGAGCATCGGCCACAAGCTCGAGCAATTGCAGCAGGTCGCCGGCGCGATCCGCTTCTACGATCTGGCCTTCCGCTTGAGCGGCTCCAGCGAAATTTTAATGATGAAGGCCCGGGCCCTGAGCCAATACGGCCAAGCCGACCAAGCCCAGCGCCTGCTCAACCGCATCGTCGAGAAGCATCCCGACGCGCCCGAGCCCCACTTCATCCGGGGCAAGATGGCGCTGAGCCGCGCCGACTACGCCGAGGCCGAGAGCCACTTCAAGCAGGCCAAGGCCCTGCTGCGGGGCAGCAACATCGAGCACAAGCAGCTCGAGGACACTCTCGGCATCTACGAGCGCTTCGTCCAGGTTTACCTCGATCGCGATCGCCTCTTCACCCGCGATCTCAGCCAGGACGAATGCATCGCCGAGATCCGCCGGCTCCGCGAAAGAACCCAGCTCTTGAACCGCGACATCCTGGGCGACAGCAAACCCGAGATCCAAGGCATGCTCTTCTTCCTCGAAACCCAAGACAAGATCTTCGAAAAGTGGCTCGACGAGATGGGCGCTTCGGCGGAGCCCAATCTTGCCTAA
- a CDS encoding helical backbone metal receptor: protein MPKALRRLRLLLLLACLFFSTPAWAYSRIVSLKPNLTEILFALGAGPEVIGVTTWCRRPEAAKALPKVADYIQAFPEEILRLNPDLVMGTVENGSQKEVQFLLSRGVPVLTLGSAANSSAGPVEALKASGYSVDALGFGTVEQTLLSIEALGALLGKKEKGREIAGRMRGELQALKAEAASLPKTKVLYVVGYRPLVVAGGNNFFDEAGEYIGARNVARESRLKYPYYTTELLIRAAPEAVFDFAMGSEGSAAAREGHRDFWKSFPSIPAVKNGRIYPLDIETMRAAPELPATLREMFRLLHK from the coding sequence TTGCCTAAAGCCCTCCGGCGGCTTCGCCTCCTGCTCCTTCTCGCTTGCCTCTTTTTTTCGACGCCGGCTTGGGCCTATTCGCGGATCGTCTCGCTCAAGCCCAATCTGACCGAGATTCTCTTCGCCCTCGGCGCCGGACCCGAGGTCATCGGCGTCACCACTTGGTGCCGGCGGCCGGAAGCGGCCAAGGCCCTGCCCAAGGTGGCCGATTATATCCAGGCCTTCCCCGAGGAAATCCTGCGCTTGAATCCCGACTTGGTCATGGGAACGGTGGAGAACGGCTCTCAGAAGGAAGTGCAGTTCCTGCTGAGCCGGGGCGTGCCGGTTCTCACTTTGGGCAGCGCCGCCAACAGCAGCGCCGGACCGGTCGAGGCGCTGAAGGCTTCGGGCTATTCGGTGGATGCCTTGGGCTTCGGAACGGTCGAGCAGACCCTGCTTTCGATCGAGGCCCTCGGCGCCTTGCTCGGCAAGAAGGAGAAAGGCCGCGAAATCGCCGGCCGGATGCGGGGCGAGCTCCAAGCGCTCAAGGCCGAAGCGGCGAGCCTGCCCAAAACCAAAGTCCTCTACGTCGTCGGCTACCGTCCCTTGGTGGTGGCCGGCGGGAATAATTTCTTCGACGAAGCCGGCGAATATATCGGCGCCCGCAACGTGGCCCGAGAAAGCCGGCTGAAATACCCTTACTACACGACCGAGCTGCTGATTCGGGCGGCGCCCGAGGCGGTCTTCGACTTCGCGATGGGCAGCGAGGGCTCGGCGGCGGCCCGCGAAGGCCACCGCGATTTCTGGAAGAGCTTTCCCTCGATCCCGGCGGTCAAAAACGGCCGAATCTACCCGCTGGACATCGAGACGATGCGGGCGGCGCCGGAGCTGCCGGCGACATTGCGGGAGATGTTTAGGTTATTGCACAAGTAG
- a CDS encoding TerC family protein, producing MFEIFTAEALIALLTLTSLEIVLGIDNIVFIAILTGKLPANQRNKGRRIGLLLAMGMRIALLLGISWVMRLTTPLFEVFGHGFSGRDLILLIGGLFLIAKSTYEIHHKLEGAVEGDKTVKAASFGSVIAQIIALDMIFSLDSVITAVGMANQLWVMITAVIIAVGVMILFAGSVSRFIERHPTFKMLALAFLLLIGVMLTAEGIGQHINKGYIYAAMAFSLFVEVLNIRIHKHGEPVKLREEPPALS from the coding sequence ATGTTTGAAATCTTCACCGCCGAAGCCCTGATCGCCCTTCTCACCTTGACCAGCCTGGAAATCGTCCTGGGCATCGACAACATCGTCTTCATCGCCATCCTGACCGGCAAGCTGCCGGCCAATCAGCGGAATAAAGGCCGCCGGATCGGCCTCCTGCTGGCGATGGGCATGCGGATCGCCCTGCTGCTGGGCATCAGCTGGGTCATGCGGCTGACCACGCCGCTCTTCGAAGTCTTCGGCCACGGCTTTTCGGGCCGCGACCTGATCTTGTTGATCGGCGGACTCTTCCTGATCGCCAAGTCGACCTACGAGATCCACCACAAGCTCGAAGGCGCGGTCGAAGGCGACAAGACGGTGAAGGCGGCCTCCTTCGGCTCGGTGATCGCCCAAATCATCGCCCTCGACATGATCTTCTCGCTCGATTCGGTGATCACCGCCGTCGGCATGGCCAACCAGCTTTGGGTCATGATCACCGCGGTGATCATCGCGGTCGGCGTGATGATCCTCTTCGCCGGCTCGGTCAGCCGCTTCATCGAACGCCACCCGACCTTCAAGATGCTGGCCCTGGCCTTCCTGCTCCTGATCGGCGTCATGCTCACCGCCGAGGGCATCGGCCAACACATCAACAAGGGCTACATCTACGCGGCGATGGCTTTCTCGCTCTTCGTCGAGGTCCTCAACATCCGGATCCACAAGCACGGCGAGCCGGTCAAGCTGCGGGAGGAACCGCCGGCCCTGTCGTAG